From a region of the Clostridia bacterium genome:
- a CDS encoding sulfurtransferase: MSPNDPVVSVEWLKERLTTSDGNRLLLFDVRFELSAPHAGREAYLRGHIPGAAYLDLEQDLSGPVGAHGGRHPLPDIDRLGETLRRYGVSGDSVLVFYDQGASAYAARAWWLLTWLGHRAAHVLDGGFKTWAESGGAVAAGDADERAARSRPRGDFQPNPREDWIASRDEVMRRSRAIQSGARHAALVDARARERFRGEIEPIDGVAGHIPGAVNRDYVRNFDADGRWRSPAELRAHYAAFEPLDDVVVYCGSGVSACADILGMVRAGLPRPRLYPGSWSDWISYPDAPVARGDEPSHPA, encoded by the coding sequence ATGAGCCCGAACGATCCCGTCGTCAGCGTGGAGTGGCTGAAGGAACGTCTGACGACAAGTGACGGAAACCGGCTTCTCCTGTTCGATGTCCGCTTCGAACTTTCCGCGCCCCATGCAGGGCGCGAGGCCTACCTGCGCGGCCACATCCCGGGCGCCGCGTACCTCGACCTCGAACAGGACCTCTCGGGACCGGTCGGCGCGCACGGGGGCCGCCACCCGCTCCCGGACATCGACCGCCTGGGTGAGACCCTTCGGCGGTACGGCGTCAGCGGAGATTCGGTTCTCGTCTTCTACGACCAGGGCGCGTCCGCGTACGCGGCACGGGCCTGGTGGCTGCTGACGTGGCTCGGCCATCGTGCTGCACACGTCCTGGACGGGGGTTTCAAGACCTGGGCGGAATCCGGAGGCGCGGTGGCCGCGGGAGATGCGGACGAGCGGGCGGCGCGTTCCCGACCGCGCGGCGACTTCCAGCCCAATCCGCGAGAGGATTGGATCGCGAGCCGGGACGAGGTCATGCGACGGTCGCGCGCCATCCAGTCCGGAGCGCGTCACGCCGCACTGGTCGATGCTCGCGCGCGCGAACGGTTCCGCGGCGAGATCGAGCCGATCGACGGCGTGGCCGGCCACATACCGGGGGCGGTCAACCGCGACTACGTGCGGAACTTCGACGCGGACGGCCGCTGGCGGAGCCCCGCGGAATTGCGGGCGCATTACGCAGCGTTCGAGCCGCTGGACGACGTGGTCGTCTATTGCGGCTCCGGGGTGAGCGCCTGCGCCGACATCCTGGGCATGGTCCGCGCTGGCCTGCCACGGCCGCGCCTCTACCCCGGGTCCTGGAGCGACTGGATCTCCTACCCGGACGCACCCGTGGCTCGTGGGGACGAGCCGTCGCACCCGGCGG